A section of the Clostridium felsineum DSM 794 genome encodes:
- a CDS encoding GNAT family N-acetyltransferase: protein MLKGKYINITKVNGVDREYLITDKYGITVGRIFIVDLSKVNRFCMFRMKIYKQDENVNTYVKDILDTFMEFLFKSNDINKINIIVDEEINTQPFVESGCAFEGVINQSIVEKGVLKDEFIFGINHKNYNSDRINVFKLRGKNVTLKVLTPEDAESMLQYYIRNKEHLKPFEPEREESFYTFEAQKQMLIENYKQFINGDGTNFGIYNDNKLIGKIQISGTIYGVFKSGIIGYSIDKDYQGRGYMKEAVKITEAYAFGVMNLHRVEASTLVDNLRSQKVLLGCGFEKLGLNKKYLFINGKWQDHITFYRTNNN, encoded by the coding sequence ATGTTAAAGGGCAAATATATAAATATTACAAAAGTTAATGGTGTAGATAGAGAATATCTTATAACAGATAAGTATGGGATAACAGTAGGAAGAATATTCATAGTAGATTTAAGTAAAGTAAATAGATTTTGTATGTTTAGAATGAAAATATATAAGCAAGATGAAAATGTAAATACATATGTTAAAGATATTCTAGATACTTTTATGGAGTTTTTATTTAAAAGCAATGATATTAATAAAATAAATATAATAGTTGATGAGGAAATAAATACACAACCTTTTGTTGAATCAGGATGTGCTTTTGAAGGCGTCATAAATCAAAGTATCGTAGAAAAAGGTGTACTAAAAGATGAATTTATATTTGGAATTAACCATAAAAATTATAATAGTGACAGAATAAATGTCTTCAAACTACGTGGTAAGAATGTAACACTTAAAGTATTAACACCCGAGGATGCAGAGAGTATGCTTCAATATTATATTAGAAATAAAGAACATTTAAAACCATTTGAACCGGAAAGAGAAGAGAGTTTTTATACCTTTGAAGCTCAAAAACAAATGCTTATAGAAAACTATAAACAGTTTATAAATGGAGATGGTACTAATTTTGGTATATATAATGATAATAAATTAATAGGCAAAATTCAGATATCAGGTACTATATATGGAGTTTTTAAGAGTGGTATAATAGGATATTCTATTGATAAAGACTATCAGGGAAGAGGATATATGAAGGAAGCTGTTAAAATTACAGAAGCTTATGCATTTGGTGTTATGAATCTTCATAGAGTAGAGGCATCTACATTAGTAGATAATTTAAGATCGCAGAAAGTTTTACTGGGATGTGGATTTGAAAAATTAGGACTTAACAAAAAATATTTATTTATAAACGGAAAGTGGCAAGATCATATAACGTTTTATAGAACTAATAATAATTAA
- a CDS encoding class I SAM-dependent methyltransferase gives MNKKNLPKLTLILTGIKNRFLENETIFKEISVTYTSGLKHFIGKGIYNDDHKISFNFNGKTDLFTIDDLLQTIVNNSLSYDSLELIYSERGTNVLVTADDKNVNIKNINMTEKNSNKEKTSTLLNRNYLIKVGPADNLLKAIGIMTKDKKIKNDKIRKYNQIDHFIELIDSTLDTISRNKSITILDCGCGKSYLTFALNYYLTEVKRVKCRFVGIDISNTVIEKSKSIAASLGYRNMEFYAMDIHDYKPDEKINMVISLHACDTATDMALSLGIKLESDAIIAVPCCHKEMLSQYSYEPFKDILKHGIFKARLADVLTDGMRSLMLEANGYEVTPIEYISPLETPKNLLIRAIKKADTNEKAMDSYMKLMADLNVYPALYDFLQTYN, from the coding sequence ATGAACAAAAAAAATTTACCTAAATTAACTTTAATTTTAACAGGAATAAAAAATAGATTTTTAGAAAATGAGACTATTTTCAAAGAAATCTCTGTAACATATACCTCTGGTCTTAAACACTTCATTGGTAAAGGTATATATAATGATGATCATAAAATTTCATTTAATTTTAATGGTAAAACTGACTTATTTACAATAGATGATTTACTACAAACAATAGTTAATAATTCTTTATCTTATGATTCTCTGGAACTTATCTATAGTGAACGTGGAACAAATGTATTAGTAACAGCTGATGATAAAAATGTAAATATAAAAAATATTAATATGACTGAAAAAAACTCTAATAAGGAAAAAACATCAACATTACTTAACAGAAATTATTTAATAAAGGTTGGCCCTGCTGATAATTTATTAAAAGCCATCGGTATAATGACTAAAGACAAGAAAATAAAAAACGACAAGATAAGAAAGTACAATCAAATAGACCACTTTATTGAATTAATAGATTCTACTCTAGACACAATATCTAGAAATAAAAGTATAACTATACTTGATTGTGGCTGTGGAAAATCTTATTTGACTTTTGCTCTTAATTATTACCTTACAGAGGTAAAAAGAGTAAAATGTAGATTTGTAGGTATTGATATATCCAATACCGTAATAGAAAAATCAAAATCTATAGCTGCTTCTCTTGGTTATAGAAACATGGAGTTTTATGCTATGGATATACACGACTATAAACCTGATGAAAAGATTAATATGGTAATATCGCTACACGCATGTGATACTGCTACAGACATGGCTTTATCCCTTGGAATAAAATTAGAAAGTGATGCTATTATTGCAGTTCCTTGTTGTCATAAAGAAATGTTATCACAATATAGCTACGAACCATTTAAGGATATATTAAAGCATGGCATTTTCAAAGCTAGATTGGCTGATGTATTAACTGATGGAATGCGAAGCCTTATGCTTGAAGCTAATGGTTATGAGGTTACTCCTATAGAGTATATATCACCTCTTGAAACACCTAAAAACTTACTTATCAGAGCTATTAAAAAAGCTGATACAAACGAAAAAGCAATGGATTCCTATATGAAGTTAATGGCTGATTTAAATGTATATCCAGCCTTATATGATTTTCTTCAAACATATAATTAG